The Anas acuta chromosome 2, bAnaAcu1.1, whole genome shotgun sequence genome contains a region encoding:
- the LOC137851946 gene encoding zinc finger protein 777-like isoform X1, whose protein sequence is MTSPPPPGPLCPPGPPISLWTVVAAVQAVERSLEAHGARLLGLERRTGKAEKKSLDCQRTVVDFGKRLESKLALLGTLVQEYGHLQQRLESVENLLRNGNLWVLRLPPAPRGEVPKAPEGFGSSAAGFSEPEWENLEEWQKELYRNVLRGSGESLISLDYAVSKPDLLSRLQREVRCDEVDLGEREIPLEPSAAESLVFRPDASSQDSKGGTQCPAGQENLEAKAVLAEPTTEYGVPEPSFAGALKQEDEACSEEQGATEDMEFTELSVVPADEVIAFKIEQLDSDECLQSSEPPAALSREAEEVVFQGPSEALPFDGQYGSPVPLSTSRLVPSAHGEGGLGEISAVTFYRQERPEERPHSCAACRKGLCLKKMLMMQQQGHGTLCGAEYPEDGEVFLQQQHQVEDGSRVGRGSFRQKQNAKGRDKARGTDKPSQKSHAPGRAYRCNKCQELFPQKKTLIIHRRVHSGRSPGVLWCSYCGKTFSHPSNLTRHQRIHTGERPYQCGECSKRFTQKQHLLQHEKIHLRERNCVAGGRTREAPLHGF, encoded by the exons ATgacctccccgcccccccccggtcccctctGCCCTCCGGGCCCCCCCATCTCGCTGTGGACGGTGGTGGCCGCGGTGCAGGCGGTGGAGAGGAGCCTGGAGGCGCACGGAGcccggctgctggggctggagaggagGACGGGGAAGGCGGAGAAGAAATCCCTGGACTGCCAGAGGACGGTGGTGGATTTCGGCAAGCGGCTGGAGAGCAAGCTGGCCCTGCTGGGCACCCTCGTCCAGGAGTACGGCCACCTCCAGCAGCGCCTGGAGAGCGTGGAGAACCTGCTGAGGAACGGGAACCTCTGGGTGCTGCGCCtgccccccgcgccccgcggAGAGGTGCCCAAG GCTCCAGAAGGGTTCGGCAGCAGCGCCGCCGGCTTCTCCGAGCCGGAGTGGGAGAACCTGGAGGAATGGCAGAAGGAGCTGTACAGAAACGTGCTGAGGGGGAGCGGCGAGTCTCTGATCTCTCTGG ATTACGCCGTCTCCAAACCCGACCTCCTGTCCCGGCTGCAGAGAGAGGTGCGCTGCGATGAGGTGGATTTGGGAGAGAGGGAGATTCCTCTGGAGCCGAGCGCAG CAGAATCTCTGGTGTTTAGACCTGATGCAAGCAGCCAGGACAGCAAAGGAGGCACTCAGTGCCCGGCAGGACAGGAGAACCTGGAGGCAAaagcagtgctggcagagcCCACAACCG AGTACGGCGTCCCCGAGCCGAGCTTCGCAGGCGCTCTGAAGCAAGAGGACGAGGCGTGCTCGGAGGAGCAGGGAGCCACGGAGGACATGGAGTTCACTGAGCTCAGCGTGG tcCCAGCAGACGAGGTGATAGCCTTCAAAATAGAGCAGCTGGACTCCGACGAGTGCCTGCAGAGCTCCGAGCCCCCCGCAGCTTTATCCAGGGAAGCAGAGGAGGTGGTTTTCCAGGGTCCCAGCGAGGCGCTGCCCTTCGATGGTCAGTACGGCTCTCCCGTGCCCCTGAGCACGAGCAGGCTGGTGCCGTCCGCTCACGGGGAAGGTGGCCTGGGCGAAATCAGCGCCGTCACGTTCTACAGGCAAGAGCGCCCCGAGGAGAGACCCCACTCCTGCGCCGCCTGTAGGAAGGGCTTGTGTCTGAAGAAGATGCTGAtgatgcagcagcaggggcacgGCACGCTGTGCGGGGCCGAGTACCCGGAGGACGGGGAggttttcctccagcagcagcaccaggtggAAGACGGGTCCCGCGTGGGCAGGGGGAGCTTCAGGCAGAAGCAGAACGCAAAAGGCAGGGACAAGGCGCGTGGCACCGACAAACCGAGCCAGAAGAGCCACGCTCCGGGAAGGGCTTACAGGTGCAACAAGTGCCAGGAGCTCTTCCCCCAGAAGAAAACCCTCATCATCCACCGGCGCGTGCACTCGGGGCGCAGCCCAGGCGTCCTCTGGTGCTCCTACTGCGGCAAGACCTTCAGCCACCCCTCCAACCTCACCCGGCACCAGAGGATCCACACCGGGGAGAGGCCGTACCAGTGCGGCGAGTGCTCCAAGCGCTTCACCCAGAAGCAGCACCTCCTCCAGCACGAGAAGATCCACCTGCGGGAGAGGAACTGCGTGGCTGGCGGTCGCACGAGGGAGGCGCCGCTGCACGGCTTCTAG
- the LOC137851946 gene encoding zinc finger protein 777-like isoform X2, with the protein MTSPPPPGPLCPPGPPISLWTVVAAVQAVERSLEAHGARLLGLERRTGKAEKKSLDCQRTVVDFGKRLESKLALLGTLVQEYGHLQQRLESVENLLRNGNLWVLRLPPAPRGEVPKAPEGFGSSAAGFSEPEWENLEEWQKELYRNVLRGSGESLISLDYAVSKPDLLSRLQREVRCDEVDLGEREIPLEPSAESLVFRPDASSQDSKGGTQCPAGQENLEAKAVLAEPTTEYGVPEPSFAGALKQEDEACSEEQGATEDMEFTELSVVPADEVIAFKIEQLDSDECLQSSEPPAALSREAEEVVFQGPSEALPFDGQYGSPVPLSTSRLVPSAHGEGGLGEISAVTFYRQERPEERPHSCAACRKGLCLKKMLMMQQQGHGTLCGAEYPEDGEVFLQQQHQVEDGSRVGRGSFRQKQNAKGRDKARGTDKPSQKSHAPGRAYRCNKCQELFPQKKTLIIHRRVHSGRSPGVLWCSYCGKTFSHPSNLTRHQRIHTGERPYQCGECSKRFTQKQHLLQHEKIHLRERNCVAGGRTREAPLHGF; encoded by the exons ATgacctccccgcccccccccggtcccctctGCCCTCCGGGCCCCCCCATCTCGCTGTGGACGGTGGTGGCCGCGGTGCAGGCGGTGGAGAGGAGCCTGGAGGCGCACGGAGcccggctgctggggctggagaggagGACGGGGAAGGCGGAGAAGAAATCCCTGGACTGCCAGAGGACGGTGGTGGATTTCGGCAAGCGGCTGGAGAGCAAGCTGGCCCTGCTGGGCACCCTCGTCCAGGAGTACGGCCACCTCCAGCAGCGCCTGGAGAGCGTGGAGAACCTGCTGAGGAACGGGAACCTCTGGGTGCTGCGCCtgccccccgcgccccgcggAGAGGTGCCCAAG GCTCCAGAAGGGTTCGGCAGCAGCGCCGCCGGCTTCTCCGAGCCGGAGTGGGAGAACCTGGAGGAATGGCAGAAGGAGCTGTACAGAAACGTGCTGAGGGGGAGCGGCGAGTCTCTGATCTCTCTGG ATTACGCCGTCTCCAAACCCGACCTCCTGTCCCGGCTGCAGAGAGAGGTGCGCTGCGATGAGGTGGATTTGGGAGAGAGGGAGATTCCTCTGGAGCCGAGCGCAG AATCTCTGGTGTTTAGACCTGATGCAAGCAGCCAGGACAGCAAAGGAGGCACTCAGTGCCCGGCAGGACAGGAGAACCTGGAGGCAAaagcagtgctggcagagcCCACAACCG AGTACGGCGTCCCCGAGCCGAGCTTCGCAGGCGCTCTGAAGCAAGAGGACGAGGCGTGCTCGGAGGAGCAGGGAGCCACGGAGGACATGGAGTTCACTGAGCTCAGCGTGG tcCCAGCAGACGAGGTGATAGCCTTCAAAATAGAGCAGCTGGACTCCGACGAGTGCCTGCAGAGCTCCGAGCCCCCCGCAGCTTTATCCAGGGAAGCAGAGGAGGTGGTTTTCCAGGGTCCCAGCGAGGCGCTGCCCTTCGATGGTCAGTACGGCTCTCCCGTGCCCCTGAGCACGAGCAGGCTGGTGCCGTCCGCTCACGGGGAAGGTGGCCTGGGCGAAATCAGCGCCGTCACGTTCTACAGGCAAGAGCGCCCCGAGGAGAGACCCCACTCCTGCGCCGCCTGTAGGAAGGGCTTGTGTCTGAAGAAGATGCTGAtgatgcagcagcaggggcacgGCACGCTGTGCGGGGCCGAGTACCCGGAGGACGGGGAggttttcctccagcagcagcaccaggtggAAGACGGGTCCCGCGTGGGCAGGGGGAGCTTCAGGCAGAAGCAGAACGCAAAAGGCAGGGACAAGGCGCGTGGCACCGACAAACCGAGCCAGAAGAGCCACGCTCCGGGAAGGGCTTACAGGTGCAACAAGTGCCAGGAGCTCTTCCCCCAGAAGAAAACCCTCATCATCCACCGGCGCGTGCACTCGGGGCGCAGCCCAGGCGTCCTCTGGTGCTCCTACTGCGGCAAGACCTTCAGCCACCCCTCCAACCTCACCCGGCACCAGAGGATCCACACCGGGGAGAGGCCGTACCAGTGCGGCGAGTGCTCCAAGCGCTTCACCCAGAAGCAGCACCTCCTCCAGCACGAGAAGATCCACCTGCGGGAGAGGAACTGCGTGGCTGGCGGTCGCACGAGGGAGGCGCCGCTGCACGGCTTCTAG